A DNA window from Streptococcus sp. LPB0220 contains the following coding sequences:
- a CDS encoding SP_0009 family protein translates to MENILQTVKQFLEFSDEKLEELKKKNQMIKLQKDEKERNTGV, encoded by the coding sequence ATGGAAAATATCTTACAAACAGTTAAACAATTTCTTGAATTTTCGGATGAAAAATTAGAGGAATTAAAAAAGAAAAACCAAATGATCAAACTTCAAAAGGATGAAAAGGAAAGGAATACAGGTGTCTAA
- a CDS encoding serine hydrolase, with the protein MSKRFLLLLLVPILFIGSQAASIEQSESSQTMAHPSELYFSSIPANPNVYRKISVFSDPQLKKAKGEILPNTPFTIEQLFVNDEGKAVFKIADKGYVLADSSVIFSDVVQETQEKKQDMWLKPGFKVYDRPLINGAKEKNTPLSPYTKVTVLRTAKTLRDEFVEIEGQGWVNKAFVTEKDNRMEKVQDLLNSKYNSPSYGIYVKQLETGNTAGINPQKEMYSASVTKLPYLYYVQEQLNKKAISPTTTYKYIPEVNDFKGGYEPEGSGSLSKTPDGKEYSVQELVDKIAKESDNVGHNILNYYVTHQSDQDFQKTLDKIAKKHWDVEKREASAEMAGNVMEAVYQQNGSIIDALSSTKYDDQRIARDLPVKVAHKIGDAYDFRHDVAIVYTNSPYVIAIFTDHSNYDTISNISKDIYEVLK; encoded by the coding sequence GTGTCTAAACGATTTCTGCTCCTATTGTTAGTTCCAATTTTATTTATTGGGTCTCAAGCAGCGAGTATCGAGCAGTCTGAGTCTTCTCAGACAATGGCTCATCCATCAGAACTTTATTTTTCTTCAATTCCAGCGAACCCGAATGTCTATCGCAAAATTTCTGTTTTTTCTGATCCTCAGTTGAAAAAAGCAAAAGGAGAAATTCTTCCCAACACACCGTTTACAATCGAACAACTCTTTGTAAATGATGAAGGGAAAGCTGTATTTAAAATAGCAGATAAAGGATATGTATTAGCAGATTCTTCTGTCATTTTTTCTGATGTTGTACAAGAAACACAAGAAAAAAAACAAGACATGTGGCTAAAACCTGGTTTTAAAGTGTATGACCGACCCTTAATAAATGGTGCAAAAGAAAAAAATACACCTCTTTCTCCTTATACAAAAGTGACAGTCTTACGTACAGCTAAGACTTTACGAGATGAATTTGTGGAGATTGAAGGTCAGGGCTGGGTGAACAAAGCATTCGTTACTGAAAAAGATAATCGAATGGAAAAAGTCCAGGACTTGTTAAATAGTAAATACAATTCTCCTTCGTATGGAATCTATGTAAAACAATTAGAGACTGGAAATACTGCTGGAATCAATCCGCAAAAAGAAATGTATTCTGCCAGTGTAACGAAATTACCATACTTGTACTACGTCCAAGAACAGCTCAATAAAAAAGCCATTTCTCCAACTACAACCTACAAATATATTCCAGAAGTCAATGATTTCAAAGGTGGCTATGAACCAGAAGGAAGTGGTAGCCTTTCAAAAACACCAGATGGAAAAGAATATAGTGTTCAAGAGTTGGTAGATAAAATTGCAAAAGAATCAGATAATGTTGGACATAATATCTTGAATTATTATGTCACTCATCAATCAGATCAAGACTTCCAAAAAACTTTGGATAAAATTGCAAAGAAACATTGGGATGTTGAAAAAAGAGAAGCATCCGCTGAAATGGCTGGCAATGTCATGGAGGCTGTCTATCAACAAAATGGCTCTATTATTGATGCGCTCTCCTCTACAAAATATGATGATCAACGGATTGCGCGTGACCTTCCAGTAAAAGTTGCTCATAAAATTGGAGATGCCTATGATTTTAGACATGATGTTGCGATTGTATACACAAATTCACCCTATGTAATAGCCATTTTTACAGATCATTCGAATTATGATACGATTTCCAACATTTCAAAGGATATCTATGAGGTATTGAAATAA
- the tilS gene encoding tRNA lysidine(34) synthetase TilS translates to MEKRFLEFCEKQDLFTPHRRVLVALSGGLDSMNLYELLYKNKERLKIHLVLAHVNHGQRPESDLEESELRTLANRRETRIHVAHYSGDFTEAKARTFRYDFFKQIMEKEDCTALVTGHHANDQAETTFMRLIRGTKLRHLSGIPVRQPFGKGELIRPLLTFTKDELMEIPHFEDSSNDSQDYFRNRVRHQYLPEFEKENPQMQASLRYLAEEVTHWHQALKELTSELSIQDLASFRTYSHSVQSFLLEEYLAQFPDLQLGRVQFQELLNLLRKKRNCVHYLKSNYELHQEYDFFEIQKISQKSDDQPLPFLLEFGNIFEIANYKLSFGQPLVGENVEILSVSRETPILIRGRKEGDQLLVNGHHQKLRRWFINHKIPISLRQKALIIEQNHNILSVVGLVTSDLSKPSKSGIMKDSLYIQKIDR, encoded by the coding sequence ATGGAAAAGCGATTTTTAGAGTTTTGTGAAAAACAAGATCTATTTACTCCCCATCGCCGTGTTTTGGTTGCCTTATCTGGTGGATTGGATTCAATGAATCTGTATGAACTTTTATATAAGAATAAAGAACGATTGAAAATCCATCTGGTACTCGCTCATGTCAATCATGGACAAAGGCCAGAATCAGATTTAGAAGAAAGTGAACTTCGAACGCTAGCTAATAGGCGAGAGACACGTATTCATGTGGCTCACTATTCGGGTGATTTTACGGAAGCAAAAGCTCGTACCTTTCGTTATGATTTTTTTAAACAGATTATGGAGAAAGAGGATTGCACTGCTTTAGTAACAGGTCATCATGCAAATGATCAAGCTGAAACAACTTTCATGCGCTTGATACGAGGAACAAAATTACGCCATTTAAGTGGTATTCCTGTACGCCAACCATTTGGCAAGGGTGAGTTAATCCGTCCTTTGTTAACTTTTACCAAAGATGAGTTGATGGAAATCCCTCACTTTGAAGACAGTAGCAATGACTCACAGGACTATTTTCGAAATCGTGTACGCCATCAATACCTTCCTGAATTTGAAAAAGAAAATCCCCAAATGCAAGCAAGTCTTCGCTATTTAGCAGAGGAAGTGACTCATTGGCACCAAGCACTAAAAGAATTGACTAGCGAGTTAAGCATTCAAGATTTAGCTTCTTTTAGAACGTATTCTCATTCTGTACAATCATTCTTATTAGAAGAGTATTTGGCACAATTCCCAGATTTGCAACTTGGTAGGGTACAGTTTCAAGAATTATTAAATTTACTGCGAAAAAAAAGAAATTGCGTTCATTATTTAAAGTCGAATTATGAACTACATCAAGAATATGATTTCTTTGAAATACAAAAAATCAGTCAAAAGTCGGATGACCAACCCCTCCCATTTTTGTTAGAATTTGGGAATATCTTTGAAATTGCAAATTATAAACTATCTTTTGGACAACCATTAGTAGGGGAAAATGTAGAAATTCTTTCTGTTTCACGCGAAACTCCCATCTTAATTAGAGGGAGAAAGGAAGGAGATCAGCTGCTTGTTAATGGCCACCATCAAAAATTAAGACGGTGGTTTATCAACCATAAAATTCCAATTTCGCTTCGGCAAAAAGCTCTCATTATAGAACAGAATCATAATATTCTTTCTGTAGTGGGATTGGTAACGAGTGATTTGAGTAAGCCCTCAAAAAGTGGTATAATGAAAGATAGTCTTTATATTCAAAAAATAGATAGGTAA
- the hpt gene encoding hypoxanthine phosphoribosyltransferase, whose amino-acid sequence MLEKDIKKVLVSHDEIVEAAKKLGETLTKEYQGKNPIFVGILKGSVPFMAELINHVDTHIELDFMLVSSYHGGTASSGIINIIKDIDQDITGRDILFVEDIIDTGKTLKSLKELFEERNAASVKIATLLDKPEGRLVEIEADYTCFTIPNEFVVGYGLDYDENYRNLPYVGVLKEEVYSK is encoded by the coding sequence ATGTTAGAAAAAGATATAAAAAAAGTATTGGTTTCACATGATGAAATTGTAGAAGCAGCAAAGAAATTGGGTGAAACCCTCACAAAAGAGTACCAAGGAAAAAATCCAATTTTTGTTGGAATTTTGAAAGGCTCTGTTCCATTTATGGCAGAGTTGATCAACCACGTGGATACACATATTGAATTGGATTTTATGCTGGTTTCAAGTTATCATGGTGGTACGGCAAGCTCAGGTATTATTAATATTATCAAGGATATCGACCAAGATATTACTGGTAGAGATATTTTATTTGTAGAAGATATTATCGATACAGGTAAAACTCTCAAGAGTCTAAAAGAACTCTTTGAAGAAAGAAATGCAGCATCTGTAAAGATTGCTACCTTACTGGATAAACCTGAAGGCCGTTTGGTTGAGATTGAAGCAGATTACACCTGCTTTACGATTCCAAATGAGTTTGTTGTAGGATATGGTTTAGACTATGATGAAAATTATCGTAACCTACCCTATGTTGGTGTATTAAAAGAGGAAGTGTACTCAAAATAG
- the ftsH gene encoding ATP-dependent zinc metalloprotease FtsH: MNNRKNNGFVRNPFLYLLIIVAAVTGFQYFFAGNGVGQSQQINYTELVKEIKNDNVKTISYQPNGSVIEIAGTYNKAKESKEDTGIQFFTPSVQKVSRFTSVILPSDITVNELQKLAADHKAEITIKRESSSGMWITILTSIVPFVIVMFFFFSMMNQGGGGGARGAMNFGRNKARAANKEDIKVRFSDVAGAEEEKQELVEVVEFLKDPKRFTKLGARIPAGVLLEGPPGTGKTLLAKAVAGEAGVPFFSISGSDFVEMFVGVGASRVRSLFEDAKKAAPAIIFIDEIDAVGRQRGVGLGGGNDEREQTLNQLLIEMDGFEGNEGIIVIAATNRSDVLDPALLRPGRFDRKVLVGRPDVKGREAILRVHAKNKPLAQDVDLKLVAQQTPGFVGADLENVLNEAALVAARRNKKVIDAADIDEAEDRVIAGPSKKDRTISQKEREMVAYHEAGHTIVGLVLSNARVVHKVTIVPRGRAGGYMIALPKEDQMLLSKEDMKEQLAGLMGGRVAEEIIFNSQTTGASNDFEQATQMARAMVTEYGMSEKLGPVQYEGNHAMFGAQSPQKMISEQTAYEIDEEVRGLLNEARNKAAEIIQGNRETHKLIAEALLKYETLDSVQIKSLYETGKMPENSEHELEEEAKPLSYDEIKSKLEENN, from the coding sequence ATGAATAACAGAAAAAATAACGGTTTTGTCCGAAATCCATTTCTGTATTTGTTGATTATTGTAGCGGCTGTGACAGGATTCCAGTACTTTTTTGCGGGTAATGGGGTTGGTCAAAGTCAGCAAATCAACTACACAGAATTGGTCAAAGAAATTAAAAATGATAATGTAAAAACGATCAGTTACCAACCAAATGGTAGTGTGATTGAAATTGCAGGTACCTATAATAAAGCAAAAGAATCAAAAGAAGATACAGGAATTCAATTTTTTACCCCAAGTGTTCAAAAAGTATCTCGCTTTACTAGTGTCATCCTTCCATCTGATATCACCGTCAATGAATTACAAAAATTAGCAGCTGACCACAAAGCAGAAATCACCATCAAGCGTGAGAGCTCAAGTGGCATGTGGATAACAATTCTCACTTCAATTGTTCCATTTGTTATCGTCATGTTCTTCTTCTTCTCAATGATGAACCAAGGCGGTGGCGGAGGTGCCAGAGGTGCCATGAACTTTGGTCGTAATAAAGCCCGCGCTGCTAATAAAGAAGATATTAAAGTTCGTTTTTCAGATGTAGCAGGAGCTGAAGAAGAAAAACAAGAACTTGTTGAAGTTGTTGAATTTTTAAAAGATCCAAAACGCTTTACTAAATTGGGTGCAAGAATCCCAGCAGGTGTGCTTCTTGAAGGCCCTCCCGGAACTGGTAAAACCCTTTTAGCAAAAGCAGTAGCTGGTGAAGCTGGAGTGCCATTCTTCAGTATCTCTGGTTCTGACTTCGTTGAAATGTTTGTCGGAGTCGGTGCTAGCCGGGTTCGTTCACTTTTTGAAGATGCTAAAAAAGCAGCTCCAGCCATTATCTTTATCGATGAAATTGATGCTGTTGGGCGCCAACGTGGTGTAGGTCTTGGTGGTGGAAATGATGAACGTGAACAAACCCTTAACCAGCTCTTGATTGAGATGGATGGTTTTGAAGGCAACGAAGGAATCATTGTTATCGCAGCAACTAACCGTTCTGATGTCCTTGACCCTGCCCTTCTTCGTCCTGGCCGTTTTGACCGTAAAGTATTAGTTGGACGTCCAGATGTGAAAGGTCGTGAGGCAATTCTTCGTGTTCATGCTAAGAATAAGCCACTTGCTCAAGATGTGGACTTGAAATTGGTTGCTCAACAAACACCAGGATTTGTCGGTGCTGATCTCGAAAATGTTTTGAACGAAGCGGCCTTGGTTGCAGCTCGTCGAAATAAAAAAGTAATTGATGCTGCTGATATCGATGAAGCAGAAGATCGTGTTATTGCAGGTCCATCTAAGAAAGATCGGACGATTTCACAAAAAGAACGTGAAATGGTTGCTTATCACGAAGCTGGTCATACAATCGTTGGTCTGGTCTTATCAAATGCTCGTGTAGTTCATAAAGTTACGATTGTTCCACGTGGTCGTGCAGGCGGTTACATGATTGCCCTTCCTAAAGAAGATCAAATGTTACTTTCTAAAGAAGATATGAAAGAACAATTAGCTGGGCTCATGGGAGGACGTGTTGCCGAAGAAATTATTTTCAATTCACAAACAACGGGTGCTTCAAATGACTTTGAACAAGCTACCCAAATGGCGCGTGCAATGGTAACAGAATATGGTATGAGTGAAAAACTTGGACCAGTCCAATATGAAGGAAATCATGCGATGTTTGGTGCTCAAAGCCCACAAAAAATGATTTCAGAACAAACTGCTTACGAAATTGATGAAGAAGTTCGTGGTTTGTTGAATGAAGCCCGTAATAAAGCGGCAGAAATTATTCAAGGAAATAGAGAAACGCATAAACTAATTGCGGAAGCTCTATTAAAATATGAAACCTTGGATAGTGTTCAAATTAAATCATTATATGAAACAGGAAAAATGCCTGAAAATTCAGAGCATGAATTAGAAGAGGAAGCAAAACCTCTATCATATGATGAGATTAAGTCAAAATTAGAAGAAAATAACTAA
- a CDS encoding sigma-70 family RNA polymerase sigma factor has translation MEFNKMYQKVKYIVRKCEKEYYIQLWEKDDWEQEGQLTLFELYQKNPEIETNEELLYTYFKTKFRNHIKDKIRQQESDKRKINRLPYIEIGEISHRISSRKIYLDELVVLRDALKRFKEKLTVKEKEQYEALLANRRCLGKTKMKKKLENYLKDFKNSI, from the coding sequence ATGGAATTTAATAAAATGTATCAAAAAGTAAAATATATCGTAAGAAAATGTGAAAAAGAGTATTATATTCAATTATGGGAAAAGGATGATTGGGAACAAGAAGGTCAGCTAACTCTGTTTGAACTTTATCAAAAAAATCCTGAAATTGAAACAAATGAAGAATTACTTTATACATATTTCAAAACAAAATTTAGAAATCATATTAAAGATAAAATAAGACAACAGGAAAGTGATAAGAGAAAAATTAATAGACTTCCATATATTGAAATCGGAGAAATTAGTCACAGAATTTCATCAAGAAAAATATATTTAGATGAGCTGGTTGTTCTGAGAGATGCATTAAAACGTTTTAAAGAAAAATTAACAGTAAAAGAAAAAGAACAATATGAAGCATTACTAGCAAACAGAAGATGTCTAGGAAAAACAAAAATGAAAAAGAAATTAGAGAACTATCTAAAGGATTTTAAAAATTCAATTTAA